GCCTCATGTGATGGTAGCTAACCACCACGACGACAAGATATAAGGTGGCAACTTGAGTTAAGCAGCTTCCTGGATGAATCAGATTGAGAATCTGATCCGACTTCCTTGCCAAAAAAGTAGTCAGGCGAGGTAATGCACGTTCAAAGAATAAGGTTACAAACAAAACAATAACGGGAGGGTCATTTCGCGTTCGATAACCCGTAGATATAGCCCGCCAATAGATGAATCTTCGCCTGGTCAAGCATCTTCCAGTGAGCTGGCATGGAATTAGTAAAGCCGTTATTGATGGCCTGTTTAATCCCTGCCTCTAATCCTGCATCGGTGGCGGCCTCCCGTGAACCGATATGCAACCAAATGTTATCCGTGAGATTGGGGGCACCCAGTCGCAGATTACCCGTGCCATCAGGGTTGTGGCAAAAGGCGCAGTACAATGCAAATCCCTCTCTACCCGCAGTCACCTTACTAGCATCGATCGATTGATGACCGGAAAGGGCCATGACATAACTTGCAATTTCCCCGACACCTTGTTCACTCAAAACAGTACCCCACCCTGGCATGATACCGCTACGGCCTTTAGTAATGGTCTCTTCGATTTTTTCTGGTTCACCACCCCACAACCAATCTTTGTCGGCGAGATTAGGGTAGTGAGGGGTGTCTTGCCCAGTAAGTTGGTGGCAGTTTGTGCAGTAGGTTAGAAATAAACGCTGCCCTATCTGTCGGGCCTCGGGGTCCTGGGCGATCTCGACAATGGGGCGTGACAGGTATCGGTTGAATCTTGCCGCATATTGGATATTGTATTTTCTACTTTCTTGGGTGTATTGCTCCTGAGAGATCCATTTCAAAGTGCCGGGAAGTCGCCCGAGACTGGGATACAGAGAGAAATAGATTAGGGCAAAAAATACAAGGACATAGAATAAACTCAGCCACCAGCGTGGTACCTGATTATTGTACGCATGAATATCTGCCCAACTCTGACAACTGTGATGCATCTTGTTTTTGCCATCCCCAAGCAGATCTTCAGGGGTGTGTTTAATAGTCCACCCAATCAATCCAGAACAGGCAAAGATGCTACCCAGGGTGAGGACCACGATCCACACGCTCCAGAATTCACTCATTGACGGTTCTCCTCACAAGTAGAAGCGCTAATCGTGGCCTCAGCAGAGCCATTCGAAAAAGGCAACCGGGATGCTTCATGGAAAGATGACTGGTGTTTATTGCTCCACGCCCATCCCACAATGCCGAGGAACAAGACAAAGAGGATGAGGGTGTAGATCTGATGAAACAACAGGAAATTCATGGCCTCACCTCGCTTTGGGCAATAACCGACCCAGGCCACCGAATTGTCCAGGGTAACCGTTGAGATAGGCAATTAGCGCATCCTCCTCGGTCCGACCGCGAACCTTGGATACTGCTGTCTCGATCTCTTTATCGGAATAAACTCTACACTTTGGACAAGTAAGAGTAATGAGGGTGTTCATCGCTTGCATTTTGGTGCTAGTTAATGTTCCGTCGAGGATATTCTTTTCCAACCACGGATAGGCGGGCATAATGGATCCGGGCGCTACCAATTGTGGATCGCGCAGGTGTTCCTGGTGCCAAAAATCGCTGTAGAGTCCACCGATTCTTGCCAGATCAGGACCCGTACGCTTGGACCCCCATAGGGCAGGATGGTCGTATACCGATTCACCGGCTACCGAGTAATAGCCATAGCGCTCGGTCTCTGTATAGAACGGACGGATCATCTGGGTGTGGCATGAGGAACACCCCTCTCTGATGTAGATATCACGACCTTCCAGGCGGAGCGCGTCGTAGGGTTGTAATCCCTGAATGGGTTCTACTGTAGATCCTAGGCCGGGGGCATCGGTGAGAAAAAATAGTGGCACGATCTCCGCCAAACCACCGATACTGATCACCAACAAAATAAGAATCGCCAACCAGCCAGCATTTTTCTCGACGACCTCGTAACTCATGACTGAACTCCTCAGTGGGCCGGGTGGTGCGGCGCATTCGCATGGCTTGGCTCGGTGGAATGAGCCGGAACTACCGAATGAGGCGAGTGAGACGAGTGTTCCGCAAGTGCCGCGTGATG
The sequence above is drawn from the Gammaproteobacteria bacterium genome and encodes:
- a CDS encoding Cbb3-type cytochrome c oxidase subunit, with product MSEFWSVWIVVLTLGSIFACSGLIGWTIKHTPEDLLGDGKNKMHHSCQSWADIHAYNNQVPRWWLSLFYVLVFFALIYFSLYPSLGRLPGTLKWISQEQYTQESRKYNIQYAARFNRYLSRPIVEIAQDPEARQIGQRLFLTYCTNCHQLTGQDTPHYPNLADKDWLWGGEPEKIEETITKGRSGIMPGWGTVLSEQGVGEIASYVMALSGHQSIDASKVTAGREGFALYCAFCHNPDGTGNLRLGAPNLTDNIWLHIGSREAATDAGLEAGIKQAINNGFTNSMPAHWKMLDQAKIHLLAGYIYGLSNAK
- a CDS encoding Cytochrome c oxidase cbb3-type subunit II encodes the protein MSYEVVEKNAGWLAILILLVISIGGLAEIVPLFFLTDAPGLGSTVEPIQGLQPYDALRLEGRDIYIREGCSSCHTQMIRPFYTETERYGYYSVAGESVYDHPALWGSKRTGPDLARIGGLYSDFWHQEHLRDPQLVAPGSIMPAYPWLEKNILDGTLTSTKMQAMNTLITLTCPKCRVYSDKEIETAVSKVRGRTEEDALIAYLNGYPGQFGGLGRLLPKAR